Proteins from one Phocoena sinus isolate mPhoSin1 chromosome 8, mPhoSin1.pri, whole genome shotgun sequence genomic window:
- the SNX19 gene encoding sorting nexin-19 isoform X3, which produces MEEGAAGPGSPLPPAMKAETATAAQEPPAGPSLSHLMSSRKLVALGAVLGWLLVIHLLVNVWLLCLLSALLLVLGGWLGADAIVGPSGRLHLERFIPMADCPPNPEAERQLEQEIDRTIRMVMRDFVSSWYRTVSQEPAFEEEMEAAMRGLVQELRRRMARADSHALAQRVLTLCGCHLQSYLQAKETTTGKQSGTDEPSQLWEAYCQATAPHPAVQSPRAEVAYTRGIVNVLLQGLVPKPHLETRTGRHVVVELITCNVMLPLISKLSDPDWIHLVLVGIFSKARTGPAGVGKPLCPASALEQPSVPTSLPLIVEVQSLADARAPSPAPVLLNYSEPSHPSPEVEEGREALEGDLGGVLEEREVGDNSSHFLQPLFLSEDAELESPLSELGKETIVLVNPGTFLSARMQDSLCALGGSQALESKDEEGSEGIEGAEAEEGPGTETETGLLVSMLNSCPEIQIDTADKDVEQGDVTSLTALLASPERMCPPRPSCLEKDLTNGVSSLDPSLPQVLLSSSPPGPFSSATFSFEPLSSPDGPVIIQNLRITGTITAREHSGTGFHPYTLYTVKYETALDCESSSGLQQLAYHTVNRRYREFLNLQTRLEEKPDLRKFIKSQELPQPQNACLLFTSSHPDLRGWRPVDVKGPKKLFPDLPFGNMDSDRVEARKSLLESFLKQLCAIPEIANSEEMQEFLALNTDARIAFVKKPFMVSRIDKVVVSAIVDTLKTAFPRSEPQSPTEELSEAETESKPQPEGKKATKSRLRFSSSKIAPALNITEAHEKILYCLREGSVESEILSMSGMESFIEKQTKLLETQPAEAPGKDSEQISKGCVDDCVSGAAVPAQDLSNSDPGTETELADTALDLLLLLLMEQWRWLCTENVQKVLRLIFGTLIQRMPHPDRSPAAASLLLLHLSLRLHTAPVLSSTACEACQGDFIPMDSLAKATARASPRLTVGGRLLVSLQHRQAQVLYRVRHCSPGLLVLLEPSRTFPHEKNLESG; this is translated from the exons atggaggagggggcagctggTCCGGGGAGCCCCCTCCCGCCCGCCATGAAGGCAGAGACCGCGACCGCGGCGCAGGAGCCCCCGGCCGGGCCCAGCCTCAGTCACCTGATGAGTAGCCGGAAGCTGGTGGCCCTGGGGGCCGTGCTCGGCTGGCTTCTGGTCATCCACCTCCTGGTCAACGTGTGGCTCCTGTGCCTTCTGTCTGCGCTGCTGCTGGTGCTGGGAGGATGGCTGGGCGCCGACGCCATCGTGGGGCCTTCGGGTCGGCTGCACCTGGAGCGCTTCATCCCCATGGCTGACTGCCCCCCAAACCCCGAGGCCGAGAGGCAGCTGGAGCAGGAGATCGACCGCACCATCCGGATGGTCATGCGGGACTTCGTGTCGTCCTGGTATCGCACGGTGAGCCAGGAGCCCGCCTTcgaggaggaaatggaggcagcCATGCGAGGGTTGGTCCAGGAGCTCCGGAGGAGAATGGCCAGGGCGGACAGCCATGCTCTTGCCCAGAGGGTTCTCACTCTCTGTGGGTGTCACTTGCAGAGCTATCTTCAGGCAAAGGAGACCACGACGGGGAAGCAGAGTGGCACAGATGAGCCCTCCCAGCTCTGGGAGGCTTACTGCCAGGCCACCGCCCCACATCCCGCAGTACAGAGTCCCAGGGCTGAGGTCGCCTACACACGTGGCATTGTGAACGTGTTGCTTCAAGGCCTAGTGCCAAAGCCCCACTTGGAGACCCGGACCGGCCGCCATGTAGTGGTGGAACTCATTACTTGCAATGTCATGTTACCACTGATCAGCAAGCTCTCAGATCCGGACTGGATCCACCTTGTGCTAGTGGGCATCTTTTCCAAGGCCAGAACTGGCCCAGCAGGAGTGGGTAAACCACTCTGCCCAGCCAGTGCCCTGGAACAGCCCTCAGTGCCCACATCTCTGCCACTGATTGTGGAGGTCCAGAGTCTAGCAGATGCGAGAGCCCCTTCTCCAGCCCCAGTGCTCCTAAACTATAGTGAGCCTTCACACCCCTCCCCAGAAGTCGAAGAAGGCCGTGAAGCACTGGAGGGAGATTTGGGGGGAGTGCTAGAAGAGAGAGAAGTAGGAGACAACTCTTCTCACTTCCTGCAGCCTCTGTTCTTGTCCGAAGATGCAGAGCTGGAGTCTCCGTTGTCTGAACTGGGCAAAGAAACCATCGTGCTCGTGAACCCAGGCACCTTCCTCTCTGCCAGGATGCAGGACTCCCTGTGTGCCCTAGGGGGTTCCCAGGCTCTGGAGTCTAAGGATGAAGAGGGATCTGAAGGAATTGAAGGGGCAGAAGCTGAGGAGGGCCCAGGAACAGAAACAGAGACCGGCCTGCTTGTCTCCATGCTGAATTCCTGCCCAGAGATCCAGATTGACACAGCAGACAAGGACGTAGAGCAGGGAGATGTCACCTCTCTTACAGCTTTGCTGGCCAGTCCAGAAAGGATGTGTCCCCCACGACCCTCATGCTTAGAGAAAGATCTCACCAATGGTGTGAGCTCCCTAGATCCTAGTCTCCCACAGGTActgctctcctcctctccacctGGTCCCTTCAGCTCAGCCACCTTCAGCTTTGAGCCCCTGAGCAGTCCAGATGGCCCCGTTATCATCCAGAACCTTCGTATTACCGGCACCATTACTGCTCGAGAGCACAGTGGCACCGGATTCCACCCATACACGCTCTACACGGTGAAG TATGAGACCGCCCTTGACTGCGAGAGCAGCAGTGGCCTGCAGCAGCTGGCCTACCACACCGTGAACCGCCGTTACCGTGAGTTCCTGAATCTGCAGACCCGTCTGGAGGAGAAACCCGATCTACGAAAGTTCATCAAAAGTCAGGAGTTACCCCAGCCCCAGAATGCCTGCTTGCTGTTCACATCGAGCCACCCTGATCTGAGAGGCTGGAGGCCTGTTG atgtgaagGGTCCTAAGAAGCTCTTTCCAGATCTTCCATTTGGAAACATGGATAGTGACAGAGTGGAAGCCCGCAAGAGCCTCTTGGAATCATTCCTGAAG CAACTCTGTGCCATTCCTGAGATCGCTAACAGTGAGGAGATGCAGGAGTTCCTTGCTCTGAACACAGATGCTCGTATTGCCTTTGTCAAGAAACCGTTCATGGTCTCCAGAATAGACAAG GTGGTGGTGAGCGCTATCGTGGACACCTTGAAGACAGCATTTCCTCGCTCTGAGCCCCAGAGCCCCACAGAGGAGCTGAGTGAGGCCGAGACAGAAAGCAAGCCCCAGCCAGAAGGCAAGAAGGCTACCAA GTCCAGACTGAGGTTCTCATCCAGTAAAATTGCTCCAGCACTGAATATAACTGAGGCACACGAGAAGATTCTCTATTGTCTCCGGGAAGGCAGTGTG GAGTCAGAGATCCTCTCCATGTCTGGGATGGAATCCTTTATTGAAAAGCAGACAAAGTTACTAGAAACGCAGCCAGCAGAAGCCCCAGGAAAAGATTCTGAACAAATCTCCAAGGGATGTGTGGATGACTGCGTGTCAGGTGCAGCCGTGCCAGCCCAAGACCTCAGCAACAGTGATCCAG GAACAGAGACAGAGCTGGCTGACACGGCCCTGGATCTGCTTCTCTTGCTGCTGATGGAGCAGTGGAGATGGCTGTGTACGGAGAACGTGCAGAAAGTTCTTCGTCTCATCTTTGGGACCCTGATTCAGAG GATGCCCCACCCAGATCGGTCTCCTGCTGCAGCATCCCTGCTCCTACTGCATCTGTCTCTGCGATTGCACACAGCCCCTGTTCTAAGCAGCACCGCGTGTGAGGCCTGTCAAGGTGACTTTATACCCATGGACTCACTTGCAAAGGCGACAGCCAGAGCATCCCCGCGGCTGACAGTAGGCGGCAGACTACTGGTCTCCCTGCAGCACAGACAAGCACAGGTTCTCTACAGGGTGCGGCACTGTTCTCCAGGTTTACTGGTGCTGCTGGAACCAAGTCGCACCTTTCCTCACGAGAAGAACTTGGAGTCAGGCTAA
- the SNX19 gene encoding sorting nexin-19 isoform X5 encodes MEEGAAGPGSPLPPAMKAETATAAQEPPAGPSLSHLMSSRKLVALGAVLGWLLVIHLLVNVWLLCLLSALLLVLGGWLGADAIVGPSGRLHLERFIPMADCPPNPEAERQLEQEIDRTIRMVMRDFVSSWYRTVSQEPAFEEEMEAAMRGLVQELRRRMARADSHALAQRVLTLCGCHLQSYLQAKETTTGKQSGTDEPSQLWEAYCQATAPHPAVQSPRAEVAYTRGIVNVLLQGLVPKPHLETRTGRHVVVELITCNVMLPLISKLSDPDWIHLVLVGIFSKARTGPAGVGKPLCPASALEQPSVPTSLPLIVEVQSLADARAPSPAPVLLNYSEPSHPSPEVEEGREALEGDLGGVLEEREVGDNSSHFLQPLFLSEDAELESPLSELGKETIVLVNPGTFLSARMQDSLCALGGSQALESKDEEGSEGIEGAEAEEGPGTETETGLLVSMLNSCPEIQIDTADKDVEQGDVTSLTALLASPERMCPPRPSCLEKDLTNGVSSLDPSLPQVLLSSSPPGPFSSATFSFEPLSSPDGPVIIQNLRITGTITAREHSGTGFHPYTLYTVKYETALDCESSSGLQQLAYHTVNRRYREFLNLQTRLEEKPDLRKFIKNVKGPKKLFPDLPFGNMDSDRVEARKSLLESFLKQLCAIPEIANSEEMQEFLALNTDARIAFVKKPFMVSRIDKVVVSAIVDTLKTAFPRSEPQSPTEELSEAETESKPQPEGKKATKSRLRFSSSKIAPALNITEAHEKILYCLREGSVESEILSMSGMESFIEKQTKLLETQPAEAPGKDSEQISKGCVDDCVSGAAVPAQDLSNSDPGTETELADTALDLLLLLLMEQWRWLCTENVQKVLRLIFGTLIQRYRRRNPWGEQMPAELESCLGVTAAAPHQPAFDLLPLGHHPGILGSQCLC; translated from the exons atggaggagggggcagctggTCCGGGGAGCCCCCTCCCGCCCGCCATGAAGGCAGAGACCGCGACCGCGGCGCAGGAGCCCCCGGCCGGGCCCAGCCTCAGTCACCTGATGAGTAGCCGGAAGCTGGTGGCCCTGGGGGCCGTGCTCGGCTGGCTTCTGGTCATCCACCTCCTGGTCAACGTGTGGCTCCTGTGCCTTCTGTCTGCGCTGCTGCTGGTGCTGGGAGGATGGCTGGGCGCCGACGCCATCGTGGGGCCTTCGGGTCGGCTGCACCTGGAGCGCTTCATCCCCATGGCTGACTGCCCCCCAAACCCCGAGGCCGAGAGGCAGCTGGAGCAGGAGATCGACCGCACCATCCGGATGGTCATGCGGGACTTCGTGTCGTCCTGGTATCGCACGGTGAGCCAGGAGCCCGCCTTcgaggaggaaatggaggcagcCATGCGAGGGTTGGTCCAGGAGCTCCGGAGGAGAATGGCCAGGGCGGACAGCCATGCTCTTGCCCAGAGGGTTCTCACTCTCTGTGGGTGTCACTTGCAGAGCTATCTTCAGGCAAAGGAGACCACGACGGGGAAGCAGAGTGGCACAGATGAGCCCTCCCAGCTCTGGGAGGCTTACTGCCAGGCCACCGCCCCACATCCCGCAGTACAGAGTCCCAGGGCTGAGGTCGCCTACACACGTGGCATTGTGAACGTGTTGCTTCAAGGCCTAGTGCCAAAGCCCCACTTGGAGACCCGGACCGGCCGCCATGTAGTGGTGGAACTCATTACTTGCAATGTCATGTTACCACTGATCAGCAAGCTCTCAGATCCGGACTGGATCCACCTTGTGCTAGTGGGCATCTTTTCCAAGGCCAGAACTGGCCCAGCAGGAGTGGGTAAACCACTCTGCCCAGCCAGTGCCCTGGAACAGCCCTCAGTGCCCACATCTCTGCCACTGATTGTGGAGGTCCAGAGTCTAGCAGATGCGAGAGCCCCTTCTCCAGCCCCAGTGCTCCTAAACTATAGTGAGCCTTCACACCCCTCCCCAGAAGTCGAAGAAGGCCGTGAAGCACTGGAGGGAGATTTGGGGGGAGTGCTAGAAGAGAGAGAAGTAGGAGACAACTCTTCTCACTTCCTGCAGCCTCTGTTCTTGTCCGAAGATGCAGAGCTGGAGTCTCCGTTGTCTGAACTGGGCAAAGAAACCATCGTGCTCGTGAACCCAGGCACCTTCCTCTCTGCCAGGATGCAGGACTCCCTGTGTGCCCTAGGGGGTTCCCAGGCTCTGGAGTCTAAGGATGAAGAGGGATCTGAAGGAATTGAAGGGGCAGAAGCTGAGGAGGGCCCAGGAACAGAAACAGAGACCGGCCTGCTTGTCTCCATGCTGAATTCCTGCCCAGAGATCCAGATTGACACAGCAGACAAGGACGTAGAGCAGGGAGATGTCACCTCTCTTACAGCTTTGCTGGCCAGTCCAGAAAGGATGTGTCCCCCACGACCCTCATGCTTAGAGAAAGATCTCACCAATGGTGTGAGCTCCCTAGATCCTAGTCTCCCACAGGTActgctctcctcctctccacctGGTCCCTTCAGCTCAGCCACCTTCAGCTTTGAGCCCCTGAGCAGTCCAGATGGCCCCGTTATCATCCAGAACCTTCGTATTACCGGCACCATTACTGCTCGAGAGCACAGTGGCACCGGATTCCACCCATACACGCTCTACACGGTGAAG TATGAGACCGCCCTTGACTGCGAGAGCAGCAGTGGCCTGCAGCAGCTGGCCTACCACACCGTGAACCGCCGTTACCGTGAGTTCCTGAATCTGCAGACCCGTCTGGAGGAGAAACCCGATCTACGAAAGTTCATCAAAA atgtgaagGGTCCTAAGAAGCTCTTTCCAGATCTTCCATTTGGAAACATGGATAGTGACAGAGTGGAAGCCCGCAAGAGCCTCTTGGAATCATTCCTGAAG CAACTCTGTGCCATTCCTGAGATCGCTAACAGTGAGGAGATGCAGGAGTTCCTTGCTCTGAACACAGATGCTCGTATTGCCTTTGTCAAGAAACCGTTCATGGTCTCCAGAATAGACAAG GTGGTGGTGAGCGCTATCGTGGACACCTTGAAGACAGCATTTCCTCGCTCTGAGCCCCAGAGCCCCACAGAGGAGCTGAGTGAGGCCGAGACAGAAAGCAAGCCCCAGCCAGAAGGCAAGAAGGCTACCAA GTCCAGACTGAGGTTCTCATCCAGTAAAATTGCTCCAGCACTGAATATAACTGAGGCACACGAGAAGATTCTCTATTGTCTCCGGGAAGGCAGTGTG GAGTCAGAGATCCTCTCCATGTCTGGGATGGAATCCTTTATTGAAAAGCAGACAAAGTTACTAGAAACGCAGCCAGCAGAAGCCCCAGGAAAAGATTCTGAACAAATCTCCAAGGGATGTGTGGATGACTGCGTGTCAGGTGCAGCCGTGCCAGCCCAAGACCTCAGCAACAGTGATCCAG GAACAGAGACAGAGCTGGCTGACACGGCCCTGGATCTGCTTCTCTTGCTGCTGATGGAGCAGTGGAGATGGCTGTGTACGGAGAACGTGCAGAAAGTTCTTCGTCTCATCTTTGGGACCCTGATTCAGAG
- the SNX19 gene encoding sorting nexin-19 isoform X4 — translation MEEGAAGPGSPLPPAMKAETATAAQEPPAGPSLSHLMSSRKLVALGAVLGWLLVIHLLVNVWLLCLLSALLLVLGGWLGADAIVGPSGRLHLERFIPMADCPPNPEAERQLEQEIDRTIRMVMRDFVSSWYRTVSQEPAFEEEMEAAMRGLVQELRRRMARADSHALAQRVLTLCGCHLQSYLQAKETTTGKQSGTDEPSQLWEAYCQATAPHPAVQSPRAEVAYTRGIVNVLLQGLVPKPHLETRTGRHVVVELITCNVMLPLISKLSDPDWIHLVLVGIFSKARTGPAGVGKPLCPASALEQPSVPTSLPLIVEVQSLADARAPSPAPVLLNYSEPSHPSPEVEEGREALEGDLGGVLEEREVGDNSSHFLQPLFLSEDAELESPLSELGKETIVLVNPGTFLSARMQDSLCALGGSQALESKDEEGSEGIEGAEAEEGPGTETETGLLVSMLNSCPEIQIDTADKDVEQGDVTSLTALLASPERMCPPRPSCLEKDLTNGVSSLDPSLPQVLLSSSPPGPFSSATFSFEPLSSPDGPVIIQNLRITGTITAREHSGTGFHPYTLYTVKYETALDCESSSGLQQLAYHTVNRRYREFLNLQTRLEEKPDLRKFIKSQELPQPQNACLLFTSSHPDLRGWRPVDVKGPKKLFPDLPFGNMDSDRVEARKSLLESFLKQLCAIPEIANSEEMQEFLALNTDARIAFVKKPFMVSRIDKVVVSAIVDTLKTAFPRSEPQSPTEELSEAETESKPQPEGKKATKSRLRFSSSKIAPALNITEAHEKILYCLREGSVESEILSMSGMESFIEKQTKLLETQPAEAPGKDSEQISKGCVDDCVSGAAVPAQDLSNSDPGTETELADTALDLLLLLLMEQWRWLCTENVQKVLRLIFGTLIQRFT, via the exons atggaggagggggcagctggTCCGGGGAGCCCCCTCCCGCCCGCCATGAAGGCAGAGACCGCGACCGCGGCGCAGGAGCCCCCGGCCGGGCCCAGCCTCAGTCACCTGATGAGTAGCCGGAAGCTGGTGGCCCTGGGGGCCGTGCTCGGCTGGCTTCTGGTCATCCACCTCCTGGTCAACGTGTGGCTCCTGTGCCTTCTGTCTGCGCTGCTGCTGGTGCTGGGAGGATGGCTGGGCGCCGACGCCATCGTGGGGCCTTCGGGTCGGCTGCACCTGGAGCGCTTCATCCCCATGGCTGACTGCCCCCCAAACCCCGAGGCCGAGAGGCAGCTGGAGCAGGAGATCGACCGCACCATCCGGATGGTCATGCGGGACTTCGTGTCGTCCTGGTATCGCACGGTGAGCCAGGAGCCCGCCTTcgaggaggaaatggaggcagcCATGCGAGGGTTGGTCCAGGAGCTCCGGAGGAGAATGGCCAGGGCGGACAGCCATGCTCTTGCCCAGAGGGTTCTCACTCTCTGTGGGTGTCACTTGCAGAGCTATCTTCAGGCAAAGGAGACCACGACGGGGAAGCAGAGTGGCACAGATGAGCCCTCCCAGCTCTGGGAGGCTTACTGCCAGGCCACCGCCCCACATCCCGCAGTACAGAGTCCCAGGGCTGAGGTCGCCTACACACGTGGCATTGTGAACGTGTTGCTTCAAGGCCTAGTGCCAAAGCCCCACTTGGAGACCCGGACCGGCCGCCATGTAGTGGTGGAACTCATTACTTGCAATGTCATGTTACCACTGATCAGCAAGCTCTCAGATCCGGACTGGATCCACCTTGTGCTAGTGGGCATCTTTTCCAAGGCCAGAACTGGCCCAGCAGGAGTGGGTAAACCACTCTGCCCAGCCAGTGCCCTGGAACAGCCCTCAGTGCCCACATCTCTGCCACTGATTGTGGAGGTCCAGAGTCTAGCAGATGCGAGAGCCCCTTCTCCAGCCCCAGTGCTCCTAAACTATAGTGAGCCTTCACACCCCTCCCCAGAAGTCGAAGAAGGCCGTGAAGCACTGGAGGGAGATTTGGGGGGAGTGCTAGAAGAGAGAGAAGTAGGAGACAACTCTTCTCACTTCCTGCAGCCTCTGTTCTTGTCCGAAGATGCAGAGCTGGAGTCTCCGTTGTCTGAACTGGGCAAAGAAACCATCGTGCTCGTGAACCCAGGCACCTTCCTCTCTGCCAGGATGCAGGACTCCCTGTGTGCCCTAGGGGGTTCCCAGGCTCTGGAGTCTAAGGATGAAGAGGGATCTGAAGGAATTGAAGGGGCAGAAGCTGAGGAGGGCCCAGGAACAGAAACAGAGACCGGCCTGCTTGTCTCCATGCTGAATTCCTGCCCAGAGATCCAGATTGACACAGCAGACAAGGACGTAGAGCAGGGAGATGTCACCTCTCTTACAGCTTTGCTGGCCAGTCCAGAAAGGATGTGTCCCCCACGACCCTCATGCTTAGAGAAAGATCTCACCAATGGTGTGAGCTCCCTAGATCCTAGTCTCCCACAGGTActgctctcctcctctccacctGGTCCCTTCAGCTCAGCCACCTTCAGCTTTGAGCCCCTGAGCAGTCCAGATGGCCCCGTTATCATCCAGAACCTTCGTATTACCGGCACCATTACTGCTCGAGAGCACAGTGGCACCGGATTCCACCCATACACGCTCTACACGGTGAAG TATGAGACCGCCCTTGACTGCGAGAGCAGCAGTGGCCTGCAGCAGCTGGCCTACCACACCGTGAACCGCCGTTACCGTGAGTTCCTGAATCTGCAGACCCGTCTGGAGGAGAAACCCGATCTACGAAAGTTCATCAAAAGTCAGGAGTTACCCCAGCCCCAGAATGCCTGCTTGCTGTTCACATCGAGCCACCCTGATCTGAGAGGCTGGAGGCCTGTTG atgtgaagGGTCCTAAGAAGCTCTTTCCAGATCTTCCATTTGGAAACATGGATAGTGACAGAGTGGAAGCCCGCAAGAGCCTCTTGGAATCATTCCTGAAG CAACTCTGTGCCATTCCTGAGATCGCTAACAGTGAGGAGATGCAGGAGTTCCTTGCTCTGAACACAGATGCTCGTATTGCCTTTGTCAAGAAACCGTTCATGGTCTCCAGAATAGACAAG GTGGTGGTGAGCGCTATCGTGGACACCTTGAAGACAGCATTTCCTCGCTCTGAGCCCCAGAGCCCCACAGAGGAGCTGAGTGAGGCCGAGACAGAAAGCAAGCCCCAGCCAGAAGGCAAGAAGGCTACCAA GTCCAGACTGAGGTTCTCATCCAGTAAAATTGCTCCAGCACTGAATATAACTGAGGCACACGAGAAGATTCTCTATTGTCTCCGGGAAGGCAGTGTG GAGTCAGAGATCCTCTCCATGTCTGGGATGGAATCCTTTATTGAAAAGCAGACAAAGTTACTAGAAACGCAGCCAGCAGAAGCCCCAGGAAAAGATTCTGAACAAATCTCCAAGGGATGTGTGGATGACTGCGTGTCAGGTGCAGCCGTGCCAGCCCAAGACCTCAGCAACAGTGATCCAG GAACAGAGACAGAGCTGGCTGACACGGCCCTGGATCTGCTTCTCTTGCTGCTGATGGAGCAGTGGAGATGGCTGTGTACGGAGAACGTGCAGAAAGTTCTTCGTCTCATCTTTGGGACCCTGATTCAGAG